The Paenibacillus uliginis N3/975 genome has a window encoding:
- a CDS encoding sensor histidine kinase, with the protein MKLKRITYKLFLTTSLILLAFAVLIYLTLYFFLPSFYEQHKTNQLQTGIEEIIDKSKDLTFQKAIPLLEEYAQKNNATLYLQNKEGTIIFSPFLSFIQSDSQSSPDDIKFGVTKPPGNSNSYDAAVPIPFQDSNVTLFVSATFQPISEASQVLALFLPYISLIVVVIGIGSAYLYSRFITKPLLYINQGAQKMANLDFSEKIEVRSNDELGELSKSLNEMSINLQQTMLDLQKANQQLKSDIEKEREIEIKRREFFAIVAHELKTPLTVMKGYLEGMIYNIGPYQNRDQYLKKNHQIIESMEQLVREILSMSKLEQHTFKLQLEEVNLSELMDALIKNLGFFASQKDIQIIKQIDSHLTVYTDRILLEKACKNIIHNAIMYSPHGEKVYIKLTQDSKQHHIQMKVINTGVKIKEEEIQHIFEPFYRIEKSRNRNTGGSGLGLYIVKQIFEALSITYSMKNTEQGVQFTVTIPLSIK; encoded by the coding sequence ATGAAGTTGAAGCGAATTACCTATAAACTTTTCCTGACTACATCTCTCATTTTGTTAGCCTTTGCAGTCCTGATTTATTTAACTTTATACTTCTTTCTCCCTTCATTTTATGAGCAGCATAAAACAAATCAGCTTCAAACAGGAATAGAAGAAATAATTGATAAATCTAAGGATCTCACTTTTCAAAAGGCCATACCGCTTCTTGAAGAGTACGCACAAAAAAATAACGCAACGCTCTACCTTCAAAATAAAGAGGGAACCATTATTTTTTCTCCTTTTTTGTCTTTTATCCAAAGTGATTCCCAATCATCACCTGATGATATAAAGTTCGGTGTAACAAAGCCGCCGGGGAATTCCAATTCATATGATGCTGCCGTGCCCATTCCATTCCAAGATAGTAACGTAACACTCTTCGTGTCCGCCACATTTCAACCTATTAGTGAAGCTTCACAGGTCTTGGCGCTTTTTCTCCCCTATATCAGTCTCATTGTCGTTGTTATTGGGATAGGAAGTGCTTATTTGTATTCGAGGTTCATTACAAAACCACTCCTTTACATTAATCAAGGAGCACAAAAGATGGCGAACTTGGATTTTTCCGAAAAAATTGAAGTTCGTTCCAATGATGAATTGGGGGAGTTATCCAAAAGCTTGAATGAGATGTCAATTAATTTACAACAAACGATGCTTGATTTACAAAAAGCGAATCAACAATTAAAAAGCGATATTGAAAAAGAGAGAGAGATAGAAATAAAACGCAGGGAATTTTTTGCGATTGTCGCGCATGAATTAAAAACGCCTCTTACGGTTATGAAAGGATACTTAGAAGGGATGATATACAATATTGGTCCGTATCAAAATCGTGACCAATATTTAAAGAAAAATCACCAAATTATTGAAAGTATGGAACAACTGGTTCGTGAGATTTTAAGCATGTCAAAACTTGAACAACACACCTTTAAACTACAATTAGAAGAAGTAAATCTCTCGGAATTAATGGATGCTCTCATAAAAAATCTCGGTTTTTTTGCTTCTCAAAAAGACATTCAAATCATAAAACAGATTGATTCTCACCTTACCGTGTATACAGATCGTATTCTTTTAGAAAAAGCCTGTAAAAATATTATTCATAATGCGATTATGTATTCACCGCATGGCGAGAAAGTATATATAAAGCTAACTCAAGATTCAAAACAACACCACATCCAAATGAAAGTCATCAATACAGGTGTGAAAATTAAAGAAGAGGAAATACAACATATTTTCGAACCATTTTATCGAATCGAAAAATCAAGAAATCGAAATACGGGGGGGAGTGGCTTAGGTTTATATATTGTAAAGCAAATTTTTGAAGCCCTTTCTATTACGTATTCTATGAAGAATACAGAACAAGGAGTACAGTTCACAGTTACTATTCCATTATCAATAAAGTAA
- a CDS encoding L-lactate permease yields the protein MLVETFNPFNNLLISSLVGAIPIISFLLCLTVFKMKGIHAALLNLVVTFLISMLVFDLPFGESIGSVIQGAIQGVWPIGYIIIMAVWLYKTSVKSGKFDILRASIAGVSQDQRLQLLLIGFCFNAFLEGAAGFGVPIAICAVLLVSLGFKPLQAAMLCLISNGASGAFGAIGIPVGIIGTLNLEGNVTSMDVSMMTAFTLPIINFTIPFLLILLIDGFKGIKEVLPAILVVSTTYTVSQAIVTLLMGPELADIIPSLLALGILALFSRKWKPKRIFSLNDQAVQTEKHTVGNIIKAWSPFYLLSIFVLIWSLPAFKGLFAEGGALDFTTLTFKIPGSTLTSKIDLISATGTAILLAVLITIITTKSIGFSKGFTLFKKTVAEFWIPIVMICAILGIAKLMTYGGLTSAIGEEIAATGNFFPLLSPILGWIGVFMTGSVVNNNTLFAPIQATAGNIIGTDPALLVAANTAGGTMAKLISPQSIAIATAAVGETGKESVLTKMVLKYSIGFLTFVCIWTFVLSLLL from the coding sequence ATGTTAGTAGAAACCTTTAACCCGTTTAATAATCTGTTGATCTCCTCACTTGTTGGAGCTATTCCCATTATCTCATTTCTTTTATGTTTGACCGTATTTAAAATGAAAGGGATCCATGCAGCCTTACTAAACTTGGTGGTTACCTTTTTGATTTCGATGTTGGTATTTGATTTACCATTTGGTGAATCCATTGGCAGTGTGATACAAGGTGCAATTCAAGGAGTCTGGCCAATTGGTTACATTATTATAATGGCAGTTTGGTTATATAAGACCTCTGTAAAATCCGGAAAATTTGACATATTACGTGCAAGTATTGCCGGAGTTTCACAAGATCAGCGTCTTCAGCTTTTACTCATTGGTTTTTGTTTTAATGCCTTTCTTGAAGGTGCTGCGGGTTTTGGTGTACCCATCGCAATTTGCGCCGTTCTATTAGTTTCCTTAGGATTCAAACCACTGCAAGCTGCCATGCTATGTCTAATCTCTAATGGTGCTTCTGGGGCATTTGGTGCAATCGGAATTCCTGTTGGCATAATAGGCACCTTAAATTTAGAGGGTAATGTTACTTCCATGGATGTATCCATGATGACGGCATTTACGTTACCTATAATTAATTTTACAATTCCGTTTTTACTCATTTTGTTAATTGATGGGTTCAAAGGGATTAAAGAAGTTCTGCCTGCCATTTTGGTGGTATCTACCACCTATACAGTATCTCAAGCTATTGTTACATTACTGATGGGACCTGAATTAGCTGATATCATTCCCTCATTACTAGCTCTAGGGATATTGGCATTATTTTCAAGAAAATGGAAGCCGAAGCGTATTTTTTCACTAAATGATCAAGCGGTTCAAACGGAAAAACATACTGTAGGTAATATTATCAAGGCTTGGTCTCCATTTTACTTATTAAGTATATTTGTTTTAATATGGAGTCTGCCTGCATTTAAGGGTCTGTTTGCAGAAGGCGGGGCTCTAGATTTTACTACATTGACCTTTAAAATACCAGGCTCAACGCTAACCTCAAAAATTGATTTAATAAGTGCAACAGGTACAGCCATCTTATTGGCAGTCCTAATCACAATAATAACTACAAAATCTATCGGTTTCTCAAAAGGATTTACGCTCTTTAAAAAAACAGTTGCAGAATTTTGGATTCCTATCGTGATGATCTGTGCAATACTAGGTATCGCTAAATTAATGACTTATGGCGGATTAACAAGTGCAATAGGTGAAGAGATTGCAGCAACCGGAAATTTCTTTCCATTACTATCGCCAATCTTAGGTTGGATAGGAGTATTTATGACGGGGTCTGTCGTGAACAATAATACATTGTTTGCGCCAATTCAAGCAACAGCAGGTAATATTATAGGAACAGATCCAGCATTATTAGTTGCTGCTAATACTGCAGGAGGCACTATGGCAAAACTAATTTCTCCACAATCCATTGCAATTGCAACAGCTGCTGTTGGCGAAACAGGTAAAGAATCTGTTTTAACGAAAATGGTTTTAAAATATAGCATAGGTTTCTTAACCTTTGTATGTATTTGGACATTTGTATTGTCGTTGTTATTGTAG
- a CDS encoding response regulator transcription factor, which produces MKNFHILVVEDDLDIQELIKQFLMTQQYNVEVASDGIEGMKLFNKQSFDLILLDVMMPNLNGFEVAKMIRNQSNVPIILLTALEEEQDQLKGFDLGIDDYITKPFSFHILIKRVEAVLRRSNDLSTSNHLVFKEIQVDCDAYKVYVNEVEIPLTTKEFEIVQLLLQNEKKVLTRESIVEKVWGYDYYGETRIIDTHIKNIRKKLDIPYIKTVKGIGYKIDE; this is translated from the coding sequence TTGAAGAACTTTCATATTCTTGTGGTAGAAGATGACCTAGACATTCAGGAATTAATTAAACAATTTTTAATGACACAACAGTATAATGTTGAGGTTGCATCAGATGGAATAGAGGGAATGAAACTATTTAATAAGCAATCTTTTGATTTAATTCTTTTGGATGTAATGATGCCAAACCTTAACGGATTTGAAGTTGCTAAAATGATTCGAAATCAGTCAAATGTACCTATCATTTTGCTAACCGCATTAGAAGAAGAACAGGATCAATTGAAGGGCTTTGATCTTGGAATCGATGATTATATTACGAAGCCTTTTTCTTTTCATATATTGATTAAACGGGTCGAGGCTGTACTGAGAAGAAGCAATGATCTAAGTACGAGTAATCATTTAGTTTTCAAAGAAATACAAGTCGATTGCGATGCATATAAAGTTTATGTAAATGAGGTTGAAATCCCATTAACGACAAAGGAATTCGAAATTGTACAACTACTGCTTCAAAATGAGAAAAAAGTACTCACAAGGGAAAGTATTGTCGAAAAAGTTTGGGGATACGATTATTACGGAGAAACACGTATTATTGATACACATATTAAAAACATACGAAAAAAATTAGATATCCCCTACATTAAAACAGTGAAGGGAATCGGTTATAAAATTGATGAATAA
- a CDS encoding Cof-type HAD-IIB family hydrolase yields MKYKMIVLDLDDTLLRDDGTLSSRNKQALMAAQEAGVKVVLASGRPTYAMKALAEELDLERFGSYILSFNGAKIINWRSQEEAFSSTLTPQMAHALYEMSIEEGVSALTYVGDDIVTASVNEYTLIESQITGMKVVEVSSFVEAVQVPVVKVLMVAEPDKLVLVEEKLKAKLAGQLNVMRSKPFFLEFTEDGVNKGTSLNHLIQQLGIERSEVIAMGDGYNDVAMLEFAGLGVAMGNAPEEIIQLADYVTDTNMNDGVAKVVEEFLLKDLVQTT; encoded by the coding sequence ATGAAATATAAAATGATTGTGTTGGATTTAGACGATACACTGCTTCGTGATGACGGGACGCTCTCTTCCCGTAACAAACAAGCGCTGATGGCTGCTCAAGAAGCTGGGGTTAAGGTGGTTTTAGCATCAGGGCGGCCAACCTATGCCATGAAAGCACTGGCAGAAGAGCTGGACCTAGAACGATTTGGAAGCTATATTCTGTCGTTCAACGGAGCGAAGATCATTAACTGGAGGTCGCAAGAAGAGGCGTTCAGCAGTACATTAACGCCTCAGATGGCTCATGCCCTATATGAAATGAGTATAGAAGAAGGCGTATCCGCTCTAACTTATGTAGGCGATGATATTGTGACGGCATCAGTGAACGAATATACTTTGATCGAATCGCAAATTACAGGGATGAAGGTTGTTGAGGTGTCTAGCTTCGTAGAGGCTGTTCAAGTACCTGTCGTTAAGGTGCTGATGGTGGCAGAGCCAGATAAGCTGGTTCTAGTCGAGGAGAAATTAAAAGCGAAACTGGCAGGGCAACTCAACGTCATGCGCTCTAAGCCTTTCTTCCTTGAGTTTACGGAAGATGGCGTGAACAAAGGGACGAGCTTGAATCATCTAATTCAGCAGCTTGGGATCGAGCGATCTGAAGTCATTGCGATGGGCGATGGATATAACGATGTTGCGATGCTCGAATTTGCAGGCCTTGGGGTAGCCATGGGCAATGCACCGGAGGAAATTATACAATTGGCCGACTATGTTACGGATACTAACATGAACGATGGCGTGGCCAAGGTAGTAGAAGAGTTCCTATTAAAGGATTTGGTCCAGACAACGTAA
- a CDS encoding L-lactate dehydrogenase — protein MNITSGRKVVLVGTGAVGSSYAFTLVNQSLCDELVLVDLNEEKAKGDVMDLNHGIVYTPSPIKIKFGTYEDCRDAAIVVISAGAAQKPGETRLDLVNKNVNIFKSIVKSIMDSGFNGIFLVATNPVDILAYATWRFSGLPKEKVIGSGTILDSARFRYLLGEELDVAPTSVHAYIIGEHGDSAVPVWSSANVSGKFIENHFTDRRKDEIFVQVRDAAYQIIESKGATYYGIAMGLARITKAILQNEDVVLPVGSLLEGEYGHTDVYIGVPTIINRSGKKDIVEILLSDIEKEKLAKSVKTLKEIGSGLF, from the coding sequence TTGAATATTACATCAGGAAGAAAGGTCGTTTTAGTTGGGACAGGGGCCGTTGGTTCAAGCTATGCGTTTACTTTAGTGAATCAAAGTTTATGTGATGAACTAGTCCTTGTTGATTTAAATGAAGAGAAGGCAAAAGGTGATGTCATGGATTTAAATCATGGAATTGTTTATACACCTTCTCCGATAAAAATAAAATTTGGTACGTACGAGGATTGTAGAGATGCGGCTATTGTTGTGATTAGTGCTGGAGCAGCACAAAAACCTGGGGAAACGAGACTTGATTTAGTCAACAAAAATGTGAATATTTTTAAATCGATTGTAAAAAGTATTATGGATTCTGGCTTTAATGGAATATTTTTAGTAGCTACGAATCCTGTAGATATTTTAGCTTATGCAACATGGCGGTTTTCTGGCTTACCTAAAGAAAAAGTTATTGGTTCAGGTACCATTTTAGATAGTGCAAGATTTCGCTATTTATTAGGTGAAGAACTCGATGTAGCTCCCACAAGTGTTCATGCTTATATCATTGGTGAGCACGGAGATTCAGCTGTTCCAGTATGGAGTTCGGCAAATGTTTCAGGAAAATTTATTGAGAATCATTTTACAGATAGAAGAAAAGACGAAATATTTGTACAAGTTCGTGATGCAGCTTATCAAATTATTGAATCTAAAGGTGCAACATACTATGGGATCGCCATGGGGTTAGCGAGAATAACGAAAGCAATATTACAAAATGAAGATGTAGTATTACCGGTTGGATCACTATTAGAAGGTGAATACGGTCACACTGACGTCTATATTGGTGTCCCAACAATCATAAATCGCTCAGGAAAAAAAGACATCGTTGAGATTTTATTAAGTGATATTGAAAAAGAAAAGCTCGCAAAATCGGTTAAAACATTAAAAGAAATTGGGAGCGGCTTATTTTAA